The nucleotide sequence AAATAAAGCAATTATACCCAAATAATAGAATAGTACCTTCAAAGGAAAATGCTAAAAGGTGGAAAAATTTATTGAATAAATATAAAATGTATACTAATAATGGCCATAAGTAATTGCTTGTTATCGCCTACTTCTGAAAATCCTCGCGAATTTTCAGTTTGGTGTGTAATTGCGGTGTTGAGTGCTAAACCAAATTAAGTTTCATTCCTCATTCTGACTATCGCCTTTTGCGGCTTACGCTTAGAACTGTACACAACTTCTGCAGAAAGTAATTTGATTCTGTTTCCTGAATTCTCAAAATAATGAATTTGACAAAGTACGATTACTATACAACCTCTTTGATAACCAATAATTTGAGGCACACCTTTTAACATTTAGTCAAATTCTCAAATCATTGTTACTCAAATTTAGTATCTTTTCATTCGCAATACAGAACTGCGTGAAGTGCTGTATTGTGCATCATTCGAGAAAAACCGCAAAAAATAAAATGAAAGGAAAAATATTTATCACAATTTTGGCTTTGACCTTAGGTATTGTATCCTGCAAAAACAAAGGAACTTCTGTCACTAATTCAAATCCTACCACAGAAACAACTATCAAAAACGATAAGAATATGAACAGTTTTATATCAATATTTGAGATTCCAGCAACAGACATTTCAAGAGCGATTAACTTTTACAAAGAAATTTTAGGTGTCGAAATTGAAAAAATGGAATTCTCAGGAATAGAAATGGGCTTATTTCCCTACCAAGACCAAATGGTAACAGGAGTAATTATGAAAGGAGAAGGTTACGAACCTTCTGCCAAAGGAATTACTATTTATCTAAATGGTGGAGATAACTTGCAAACGATTCTTGATAAAATAGAAGGAAATGGCGGAAAAATTATTGTTCCTAAAACACCTCACGCTGACGAGAGTGGATTTTTTGCAATTTTCCACGACTCGGAAGGAAACAAAATCGGACTTCATTCACCAAATTAAAAAAGAGCGAACGCACAACACGGTATATAGGTAATGTGGGTTTTTAGAGTAAATAATTAAGGTTTCATTCCTCTATCCCACTCGCAATAATTATATTTATGAACGAAACTAATAAATAAAATTAAGGCCGTTAGCAGACGTGCGAATTTCGAAATCCTGCTACTAGTCATACACTAAACCGTTAGTGATAATTTTAAATAATTATTTTACCGATCGTTTGGTAATTAATTCTTTTTAACTATATTTGCACTATGAGACCACAGAAAGTATTAGACATTGAAATCTTAATAGGGTTGACTAAAGTTTTTCGTTCTAAAGGATATGAAGGAGCAAGCTTAAAAGAATTATCAGAAGCAACAGGTTTAAAAAAAGCTAGTTTGTATCACAGATTTCCAAATGGAAAACAAGAAATGGCTGATGCCGTTTTAAATCATTTAGGCGAATGGGTTAGCAATAATGTGTTTCAGTCTCTTTTGGATAATAATATTGAACCTCAAATAAGGTTAAAAAATGGACTATCAGAAATTCGAACTTTATATAATCACGGAAAAGAAACTTGCATTTTTAGGGCTCTATCTATGCAAACAGGTATTGAACTATTTGAGGAGCAAATAAAAAACGGAATGAATGAATGGCTTTACGCTTTTAAGGAAATTGGAACGGCGTTTCAGTTAAATCACAAAGAAGCTGAACAAAAAGCTTTACAAGTGTTAATTGAAATTCAAGGTAGTTTAATAGTGACTAAAGGATTAGGAGATATTTCAATTTTCGAAAACACATTAAAAAATATTGAACAGAAATATACTAATCAATAAAATTTACTTAATAATTTTACCGAATGTTCGGTAATTACAATTTATAATCATGAAAAAATACCCACTATCACCTATGGTAATGAAAATTGGGAATTTGATCAAAATAGATTAATGCTAAAACGATATGCTAACATTAACGACTTAGAAATAAAAGAATCTAAAAGAAAATTTTAAATATTTATTACAATGAAAAAAATCAAATTTATTTATCTACTTGCCTTGATGCTAATAGTATCCTGTCAAGAAAAACCGAACACATTAAGTGGCGAGAATACAAGTTCAAGCCAAAAACAAACAAATCTAGTATACTACAAATCATTAAGTATTGATGGTGTAAAAATAGCTTATAGAGAAGCTGGTAATAGTAAAAATCCAACACTAGTTCTTTTGCATGGGTTTCCATCTTCTTCTCATCAATATAGAAAAGTATTAAGTCAACTTTCTGATGAGTTTCATCTGATAGCGCCAGATTATCCTGGTTTTGGAAATAGTGATTTTCCTTCTGAAAGAGATTATGAATACACTTTTGACAATATTTCTAAAACTATAAATTCGTTTTTAGAGTTAAAAGAAATCAATACCTATACCTTAATGATTCAGGATTATGGTGCACCAATTGGTTTTAGGATAGCAACGGCACATCCAGAAAGAGTAACTGCAATAATTAATCAAAACGGTAATGCTTATGAAGAAGGACTTGGAGAAGCTTGGAAAGATATTAGAACTTTTTGGGCTAACAGAAATGAGCAAACAGAAAATACTCTGTTGCCAGTTTTCTCTTTAGAAGGTTTAAAATGGCAATATACACATGGCACTAGAAACCCTGAAAATGTAAATCCTGACTCATGGCATTTAGATTATTTAAGATTATCTAGACCCAACGCCCATTCTGTAAACTTTGATTTATTTTATGATTATCAAAACAACTTAAAATTATATCCAAAGTGGCAGCAGTATTTAAGAAATAATCAGCCACCCCTATTGATTGTTTGGGGTAAGAATGATGCATTCTTTCCTGAAAGTGGAGCAGAAGCCTTTAAACAAGATGTAAAAAATATAGATTATAATATTTATAACACGGGACATTTTGCTTTAGAAGAAGATGGAAATGAAATCATCAATAAAATAAGAACATTCATGAAGAAAGTATCAAAATAGCCAGATGCCAACAACGTGTATAAGTAATAGCGATTTGAGTTCTAACTCAGGTCGCTATTCTATTTTATTTTGTAAATTACTTTCCAAAAAAGGACCATATACAAGGTCGCTACTACTCATATACAAGGCCATTAGAGCACATTCAGCTGAAGCTGACTTGTGTTGTTACGTGCTTCGCACTATCTCCCCACAAGTGAAATATGCTCTAACGACCTGCTAAACCAAATTGCTTAAAGCTCTTATATGAACTACAGCTCCAACTGACGCACTCAAGTGCTTAACGTGCCATAACAGTTGCTAAAAGCAATTTGATTCTGTCTCTTGAACTTTCAATCTAATTAATTTGACAAAATACGATTGTTTCACAATCTCTTTGATAACCAATAATTTGAGACACTAAACTCAACATTTGTCTATGTTCTCAAATTATTGTTGTTCAAATTTATTATCTTTTCGTTCGCAATTCAGAATTGCGTTTAGCAGGTCGTACAATCTCCTTGACAGCCAACAATTTAAGACACAATCTTTTACATTTAGTTAAATTCTCAAATCATTATTACTCAAATTTAGTATCTTTTCATTCACAATACAGAGCTGCATGTAGCGCTGTATTATAAGTAATTTAAAAACTCTAATCTTGAAACTAAAAAAACGATTTCAATTCAAAAATTGGAAAAAATACCTATTCGAATTTCTTTCTATTTTTCTTGCCGTTACTTTAGCTTTTCTATTGGACAGATGGAACGACGATAGAAAAGATGGAATAGCTGAAAATAAAATCTTAGAAGAAATTTATAATGGGCTAGAGCGTGATAGTTTAGATATTGCAAACGATGAACAATATTTCAAGATTGCGTTTAGAGGTATTAATTATTTCAATGAAATCATTGACTGAGAATCTGTACAAAATGATTCTTTAGTCACTTTCTATTATCTTTTTTCTAGAGAAAGTGTAGTTGTTCAAAACAAATCTGGATATGAATCTTTAAAATCGCAAGGTTTAGAAACTATTAAAAATGATTCAAAAATATTGGGCTGACTTAAAAAAATGCTGTATGAATGAAACTGCATTTCATTAGATTTCTGATATACGTACTATGAAAGAGAAGGATTATCTAGCTACTTACTATTATGCAGAAACATTAAAATATTTTTACTTAGCAGCAGTAGATAAAAATATTTTTGATTTTAATGAATTTATTTTTAATACTAAAGCTCATCCATTTAAAAAAAGTAATTTCAATAATAAAAAAGCAAAAATATATTTAGGAATTAACTAAACGCAACAATGTATAATCATTCGTAAACATTTAGAGAAATTTCATTTTTTACATATAATCAAACATTCTTAATATTTTTTCTATTTTAACTGTAATTTCCATTGTTGGATATGGCCTTATATTACCAAGGACTATTATAGTCACTTCATCATCAAGATATCTGTGAATATTACAAATATAGCCATACATAGAGCCTCCATGTCTTACTAGTTTTCCGGGCTTGTTTTCATCTAGATTTCTAGCATATTCTTTTACTTTAAATCCATAACCATAAGTACCAAACTTATTTGGTTTACCATCAAATAATAATTGTTTGCTTATACTATTAACTAAATTATTTGTGTACAATGCTATATCCCATTTTAAAAGATCTAAAGCTGTACTATAAATATCACCTCCACCCATAGCGTAACTCATATAATTATCATCTGCTTTTTTAAATTGATCTTCGACTAAATTATACCCAAGTGCTTTATCTTTTGCTATTTCGTTTACTCTTTCGATACCAGAGTTATACATTTTTAAAGGTTTAAAAATGTGAGATTCTATATACTCTTTATAAGATTTTCCTGAAACCCTTTCTAATACAATAGCACATAATTGATAATTAAGATTTGAATAATCATATTTACTTCCGGGTTTAAAAGAAAGTTTGGTACGATTATACAATTTTATCAACTCAATACTACTTATATCTCTATACTGCAACTCTGTAACTCTATTAAGATGTACGGGCAATCCGGAAGAGTTTTTCATTAAAAGATGTAAAGTTAAATTACCTAATTCTTTATTTAACTCTGGAATGTATGTTTTGATTGGCGCATGCAGGTTTAAAAGCCCTTTTTCTTTGGCTTTCATTACAGCAATAGCAGTAAATGATTTTGTTGCTGAGCCTATTAAAAATTTGGTATCTATATTATTTTTAAGCTTCTTTTCAAAATTGGCATAGCCAAACGCTTTCTGATAAATAATACTTCCTTTTTTAGCAACTAATATTGTACCATTAAATTGTTTATTATTGTAATATACATTTAAAACACTATCTAGTTTGAGTATTATACCTTTCTGGTTTTGGCTTTTTACGTCACTATTATTTAAAAATAGTATCACCAATAATATAATAAATCGTTTCATTGATTTTTAAAGTATTATTAAAGTTTCTTTCCATCTTTATCAAACCGTAAAATATCAGTTTGCTTTCCTTCATTATCATATTGATAACTGAAATATGAAATTCCATTATCTCTTCTATTTACCAATGCATAACTCGTATCTAAATAACTAATTTTTATAAGATTGTTTCCATTGTATTCATATTTTACAGCATGATATCCTCGTGTTTTATGAATAACAGGGTTATTATCAATATCATAATAGGTAAGTAAATTTCTATCATTACCAGGTTCATCCCATTCAATAATTAATTTATGATAACCAGCTTCTTTATGAACCGAAGGCTCATTTGCTTCATTGTAAAAAGTTCTTTCATAGATGTTACCATATTTATCAAATTTGGTTTTACTTCTACAAATGCCATACGCACTGTAAATAGGTTTATTATTTTCATCTAGATGCTCTAGTCCTATTTCATAACCAAATTCGTTAAACTCTTGAAGACCTATAGCTACATCTGGACCATTACCTTTTTCTAATTGATATTGATTATTTAAAACTTGCCATTGTAAAAAATTACCATTAGAGTTTGTTGTAATATTATCTTGTGATGCGCCAGAATTATTTTCTACAAGGTTACCTTCTTTATCTATATTTTGCATTAAAGAAATATGTCCAGCATTATTGAAATATAATTTTAATCTATAGAATTCAAAACCTGGTCGAATTGAAACTTGTTTTTTCTCTTCATTAAAACGGTTTTCAATGACTCCTCCATCATTTAAATATTCCCAAGTATATTCAAAAATATTCCAGCTATTTTCAACTCTATTTTCAAAACTATCAAGAAAATGAAGAGATTCCCGAAATCCTAATTGGTTTTTTGTATAAACAAATTCACTACAATTGCCTAAAACAGTTATTCGCTCACCTCTTGTATTAAAAAAGATCACTTTTTCGGTCTCATCATCATAAGAGAACTCCATGCGATGTGCTAGTGTAAATAAATTAGCTGTATGGTTAGGGCTTTTAGGTGTTGAACCATTATAGAAAGCTATTGAAACTAGTTCATTCTTTGAATTATAGCTAAATCTATAATGATTTCTGTTTAAAGCTATTTCCTTTTCCAAAGGAATACTTCCCTTTATATATGACAAAGGTGTTTCAACAAATTCAACAGTAGAATAATAATCAACTCTTAATTTATTATCTCTGATATTGGATGTCTTAATTAAATTTGAAGTAAGCAAGCAAATAATTAATGCTAGGCAGTTTTTTTTCATTTCGATTAAATTTTAATGTAGGGTAAATATCGAAACGAAAAAACAGAAAGTACTTTAAATTAAAAGCAATAAAGATTCAATTCATGAATTGGAACTATTTTTTGATTTCACGAATTGATTTGGAGTAATATTTGTTGCTTTCTTAAAAGCTCGAAAGAAAGCCGATTTAGATTTAAAACCTGCCATTAAACCAATCGCTTCAAGGGTTAAGGAAGCATTTTCCTTATTTAACAACTGTTTTTTTGCTTCTTCCACACGATAATTATTTAAGAAATCAACAAAGCTTAATTTAAGATGATGATTAATTGCTTGGGATAGGTATTTTGAATTGATATTTAAACCTTTTGAAAGTTCATTAAGCGTTCCTTTATCTTTTTTGTATAATTCATTATGTTCAATGTATTTTTTAGCCTTACTGATAATACTTTCATAATGACTTTTATCTAGTGCACTTCCAGAATATTTTAAAGGTGGAAAAAAAGTACTTCCTGTATTTACTAAAAGTGTAATTATAGATAATAAAGTGATTATAATAGACAAAAAAGCAATATCAATGGGCCATTCAATCATAGAATACTTAGTAACATTATAAATCCACTTATACATTACATTCGAAAACAGATTATATAAAAAGTAAAATACAATTATAACAGAAAGTATATGCACTAATCTTTTGCTTTGAATATTTACATTTCTTTTTTTGAATCTAAAAAAATCATAAACCATTATACTTAAAAACGGTAATGGAATAATGATTGATTTAACTAAAGTTTTAGAGTTTAACCAATAATTAAAAGGCCCAGGTCTCATATCTTTATAGAATGAGTTTAGCATTTCCAATTTCTCATTTAAAGAGATAAACTGTCCGGTAACAAATACATATACGCCATAAATCACAAAAAATAGTAATAGTGATTTGTGGATTATTTTCATTTTAAAACCTACCTTAGTTATTGACCAAATAAAATAAAGAAAAACAGGATATATTAATAAGTTATAAAATCTTCTTGGAATATACAGTACGCTAAAATCATATATTAAACGACTGTGTATTGAAACTTTATAAAACAACTCAAATCCTAAAATAATGATAGAAACATATAAAAAATAGTACCCATCGTTTTTAAACTTCTTTTGAAAAATGAAAAATAAACTTAAAAAAAATGCAATAGATGAAATCCCTAAACCTAACAGTGTAAATAAATCAAACTTGTATTCCATAAAACTATAAGAAAAGAGAAAGATATAAAATAAGTGAGGTAAATCTCAAAAAATAGAAACTTTAGAATATAGGTGAAGAATTTTTTATTGGAGAAGGCAAAAAATCTCTATTTAGATTGTAATCTCTAAGCCGATATTAATGAAGCAAATAAAAAATTAAACGCCTCATCATTAGGTAATAAAACTATACTTATAAAAAAGTACAAGAAATAGCGTGTTTTTTATATCAAACAATTTTTCTTCTAAATATATTTTTGCATCGTAAAATGTATAATCATTATACTAAAATTTTAATAATCATTTAAAACGTAAAATTATGCGATTCATCACTAAAAAAATTCATGCATTTTTAGATTACCCTGTTGCAATAGCTTTGATAGCACTTCCTTTTTTGTTAGGATTAGGTAGTTCTAATTCTTTAGCACTACAAATTTCTGTAGTTGTTGGGATTGCAGCATTCATTTTAACTTTTTTAACCGATCACCAACTAGGAGTAGTTCGTGTTGTTTCTTATCGATTACATTTAATTGTCGATTTTCTAGTAGCAGTAGTTTTTATCTTAGTTCCATTCATTTTTTCTTTTGAAGGATTGGATGCTTATTATTATTGGATTAATGGAGGTGCAGTACTTCTTGTAGTAAGTATGCATAAACCTGAAGCTGAAACTTCTAATTAAATAAATCTCATGACCTTGTTTTAATTCCTTCTTATTTAAGAAAGTAAAAAATTAAAATATTAATGAGCAATTACCCTTCAGGGTTATTAGAGATTTGAGTAAATATTCAAGATTTAATAACCCTGAATATTTTTAGTTTAAAGAATACTATATTAAACCTAAATCAAAAAAATACTAAATAGTGTTCTGTTAAGAGATAAATTCAAGGGAATAAAATATTAAATTAACTGTTTAATATTGGCATATGAGTTTTTCATCGCTTTTTCTATTTTCTTTTCGCTCAGCCATTTTACCTTTGTAATACCTTCGTTTTCTTGAGGAAAAAGCTTGCCTATATAATTTGTTTTCATCTCAAACCAATAGGTAATCTTTATTTTATAATTTCCGTTACGCTTAAAAATATGATATGTAGTAGGTAATGGTTTTACTATTTCTAAATTTATAACACCAGTTTCTTCTTCTACCTCTCGAATTGCAGTAGTTTCAATACTTTCTTTACCCTCAACTTTTCCTTTAGGCAAATCCCATTTATCATTTCTGTAGATAAATAATATTTTTCCATCATCATTATATACTTTTCCTCCACCAGCAACAACATTGGGTAATAGTTTTAAAAATTTCTTTAAAAGTTTTTTTTCTTTATGATGTATAAGCTTTATCCCTTTAATTTTTTTCTTACTTAATAATATATTTAAGATACCTTCAATATTAACTTCTTTTAAAGGGAAATTCCAATAGCCTTCTTTTTCTTCATCTATGGTTGTTAAGACTATAGGTTTGTCGTTTACAAAAACTTGATACATTAGCTTTTTAAAAAGATTTTATATTGTAAAAATATTAATTTTATGTAGTTTTGCGCTATGCTTTTCGATAAATATACTGCAAAAAAAACTGCCGAAGTTTTACTTCAAATTAATGCAATTAAATTAAACCCAAAAGATCCATTTAAATGGGCCTCTGGTTGGAATTCCCCTATTTATTGCGATAACAGAATTATACTATCATTCCCCCCTATTCGTAATTTTATTAGGGAGAAAATGTCTGAACAAGTTGAAAATCTTTATGGTAAACCTGACGTTATTGCTGGTGTTGCTACTGGAGCGATAGGCATCGGAATGCTCGTAGCAGAACAATTAGGGCTTCCTTTTATTTATGTTAGACCAGAAGCCAAAAAGCATGGTCGACAAAATCAAATCGAAGGTTTTTTAGAAAGTGGTCAAAATGTAGTAGTTATTGAAGATTTAATAAGTACTGGTAAAAGTAGTTTAAATGCTATTAAAGCGTTAAAAACTGCTGGCGCAAATGTAAAAGGTATGATCGCTATTTTTTCGTATGGATTTGATATTGCAAAACAAAATTTCGAAAAAGAAAACATAGCTTTATCTACTCTAAGTAATTATGATAATTTATTAGAGCAAGCTTTAGATACCAATTATATAAATACTACAGAATTAGAAACTTTGTCACAATGGAACTCTAATCCTAGCGAATGGAACGCTAATTGATATTTTTCTTTATACTAGAATTTAATTAAATATTATATATGAATTTAGAATCATCTAAAGTAATTATAGATAAATCCCCGCAAGAAGTTTTTGATTTTTTATCTAACGTTAAAAATTTCGAACAATTAATGCCTGAAAGCATTAGCAAATTTGAACTTTTAGAAGATGACAAATTTTTATTTGCTTTAAAGGGAATGCCAGAAATTGTACTCAAAAAGAAAGAAGTTACTCCTCCTAATAAAATAATATTAGGTGCTGCTGGTGGAAAATTAGATTTTTCATTGATTGGAAATATTTCAGAAATTGAAGCTAATAAAAGTAATGTTCAATTAGTATTTAATGGTGATTTTAACCCAATGATGTCGATGATGATTAAAGGGCCTATCAGTAAATTTATTGAAACATTAATTACTAATTTAAAGACTATTTAATACAGTAACTGTATTTCTTTTAGAACATACTCCTTTAGTATATTATCTTCTAATAAGATTTTCAGAGACCCAGTTTCGTTTATTCCTTTTATAAATCCACTAAAAACGGTTCCTTTATTACATTTAAAAGTTGAAGGTTTATCTTTTCTAAACAAATAGTTTTCATATTCAGTTTTCAAAAATTTTAATTCTCCTTTTTCTAAATATAAAAAGTAGTGATTTAAATATTCTATTATATACTGTAATAATTCATCTAAATCGTAAACCTTTCCTGTAATATTTTTTAATGATGATGCATTAGGTAAATCTTTAAATTCAACTTGATTAACATTTAAGCCAATACCAATAATTGAAGCTTCAAGCATATTCACTTTTATGACATTTTCAATTAAAATACCTGAGATCTTTTTATTCTCTGACAAAATGTCGTTAGGCCACTTTATATGTAATTTGGGTATTTGTAACTTCTCTAAAGCTTTAATTAAAGCTAAAGAAGTGACTATACTAATATAAAATTGCTGCTCTACAGAAACATTAGAAGTATCTTTAAACACACTGCACATAAGGTTTTTAGATATTTCAGACACCCATTCTGCGCCCATTTGCCCTTTACCATCTGTTTGATGTTTAGCAACTACAACAGTACAATCTTTTAAAGCTTTAGTCATACTTAATGTCTTTAAATAAGTATTTGTAGAATCGATGGCATTAAGTTTGATTATATGCATAAAATATTAAAGTAAGTAAATTATAATTTTCTTAGGGATTTTAAAGGTATTAAGAACTAAAAAAATAATAACTTTGTACAAATTAAAACAATTTAATGACGAAAGAGAATA is from Flavobacteriaceae bacterium and encodes:
- a CDS encoding orotate phosphoribosyltransferase, whose amino-acid sequence is MLFDKYTAKKTAEVLLQINAIKLNPKDPFKWASGWNSPIYCDNRIILSFPPIRNFIREKMSEQVENLYGKPDVIAGVATGAIGIGMLVAEQLGLPFIYVRPEAKKHGRQNQIEGFLESGQNVVVIEDLISTGKSSLNAIKALKTAGANVKGMIAIFSYGFDIAKQNFEKENIALSTLSNYDNLLEQALDTNYINTTELETLSQWNSNPSEWNAN
- a CDS encoding TetR/AcrR family transcriptional regulator, translating into MRPQKVLDIEILIGLTKVFRSKGYEGASLKELSEATGLKKASLYHRFPNGKQEMADAVLNHLGEWVSNNVFQSLLDNNIEPQIRLKNGLSEIRTLYNHGKETCIFRALSMQTGIELFEEQIKNGMNEWLYAFKEIGTAFQLNHKEAEQKALQVLIEIQGSLIVTKGLGDISIFENTLKNIEQKYTNQ
- a CDS encoding class A beta-lactamase-related serine hydrolase; this encodes MKRFIILLVILFLNNSDVKSQNQKGIILKLDSVLNVYYNNKQFNGTILVAKKGSIIYQKAFGYANFEKKLKNNIDTKFLIGSATKSFTAIAVMKAKEKGLLNLHAPIKTYIPELNKELGNLTLHLLMKNSSGLPVHLNRVTELQYRDISSIELIKLYNRTKLSFKPGSKYDYSNLNYQLCAIVLERVSGKSYKEYIESHIFKPLKMYNSGIERVNEIAKDKALGYNLVEDQFKKADDNYMSYAMGGGDIYSTALDLLKWDIALYTNNLVNSISKQLLFDGKPNKFGTYGYGFKVKEYARNLDENKPGKLVRHGGSMYGYICNIHRYLDDEVTIIVLGNIRPYPTMEITVKIEKILRMFDYM
- a CDS encoding alpha/beta hydrolase, which produces MKKIKFIYLLALMLIVSCQEKPNTLSGENTSSSQKQTNLVYYKSLSIDGVKIAYREAGNSKNPTLVLLHGFPSSSHQYRKVLSQLSDEFHLIAPDYPGFGNSDFPSERDYEYTFDNISKTINSFLELKEINTYTLMIQDYGAPIGFRIATAHPERVTAIINQNGNAYEEGLGEAWKDIRTFWANRNEQTENTLLPVFSLEGLKWQYTHGTRNPENVNPDSWHLDYLRLSRPNAHSVNFDLFYDYQNNLKLYPKWQQYLRNNQPPLLIVWGKNDAFFPESGAEAFKQDVKNIDYNIYNTGHFALEEDGNEIINKIRTFMKKVSK
- a CDS encoding AraC family transcriptional regulator, producing MEYKFDLFTLLGLGISSIAFFLSLFFIFQKKFKNDGYYFLYVSIIILGFELFYKVSIHSRLIYDFSVLYIPRRFYNLLIYPVFLYFIWSITKVGFKMKIIHKSLLLFFVIYGVYVFVTGQFISLNEKLEMLNSFYKDMRPGPFNYWLNSKTLVKSIIIPLPFLSIMVYDFFRFKKRNVNIQSKRLVHILSVIIVFYFLYNLFSNVMYKWIYNVTKYSMIEWPIDIAFLSIIITLLSIITLLVNTGSTFFPPLKYSGSALDKSHYESIISKAKKYIEHNELYKKDKGTLNELSKGLNINSKYLSQAINHHLKLSFVDFLNNYRVEEAKKQLLNKENASLTLEAIGLMAGFKSKSAFFRAFKKATNITPNQFVKSKNSSNS
- a CDS encoding biotin--[acetyl-CoA-carboxylase] ligase, whose product is MHIIKLNAIDSTNTYLKTLSMTKALKDCTVVVAKHQTDGKGQMGAEWVSEISKNLMCSVFKDTSNVSVEQQFYISIVTSLALIKALEKLQIPKLHIKWPNDILSENKKISGILIENVIKVNMLEASIIGIGLNVNQVEFKDLPNASSLKNITGKVYDLDELLQYIIEYLNHYFLYLEKGELKFLKTEYENYLFRKDKPSTFKCNKGTVFSGFIKGINETGSLKILLEDNILKEYVLKEIQLLY
- a CDS encoding DUF1348 family protein, producing MTIYNHEKIPTITYGNENWEFDQNRLMLKRYANINDLEIKESKRKF
- a CDS encoding SRPBCC family protein, whose amino-acid sequence is MNLESSKVIIDKSPQEVFDFLSNVKNFEQLMPESISKFELLEDDKFLFALKGMPEIVLKKKEVTPPNKIILGAAGGKLDFSLIGNISEIEANKSNVQLVFNGDFNPMMSMMIKGPISKFIETLITNLKTI
- a CDS encoding NUDIX domain-containing protein, with protein sequence MYQVFVNDKPIVLTTIDEEKEGYWNFPLKEVNIEGILNILLSKKKIKGIKLIHHKEKKLLKKFLKLLPNVVAGGGKVYNDDGKILFIYRNDKWDLPKGKVEGKESIETTAIREVEEETGVINLEIVKPLPTTYHIFKRNGNYKIKITYWFEMKTNYIGKLFPQENEGITKVKWLSEKKIEKAMKNSYANIKQLI
- a CDS encoding VOC family protein, which gives rise to MKGKIFITILALTLGIVSCKNKGTSVTNSNPTTETTIKNDKNMNSFISIFEIPATDISRAINFYKEILGVEIEKMEFSGIEMGLFPYQDQMVTGVIMKGEGYEPSAKGITIYLNGGDNLQTILDKIEGNGGKIIVPKTPHADESGFFAIFHDSEGNKIGLHSPN